CGACATGCCTGCTTCCCGCGTCCTGCCCACCGAGGAATCCGCCGAGCTGCTGCGTCTGGTGCGCCAGATCGTGCGCGAGCAGCTCGCACCGCGCGCCGCCGAGGCGGAGGAGCACGCGGCGTTCCCGCGCGACGTCTTCGCCCTCCTCGGCGAGGCTGACCTGCTCGGGCTGCCCTACCCCGAGGCCCAAGGCGGCGGCGGCCAGCCCTACGAGGTCTACCTGCAGGTGTTGGAGGAGATCGGCAGCGCCTGGTCGAGCGTCGGTGTGGGTACGTCGGTGCACGCGCTGTCGTGCTTCGCCCTGGCCAACTACGGCACCCCGGAGCAGCAGGAGCGATGGCTGCCGGAGATGCTCGGCGGCTCGGTGCTCGGCGCCTACTGCCTCTCGGAGGCGCACGCCGGCTCCGACCCGGCGGCGATGCGCACCAAGGCGGTGCGCGAGGGCGACGACTACGTGCTCACCGGCGCGAAGGCGTGGGTGACCCACGGCGGCGAGGCTGACTTCTACACGGTGATGGCGCGGACGTCCGACCCCGCGACGAGCTCAGAGACCAAGGGCGGCGGCATCTCCTGCTTCCTCGTGCCGGCCGACGCCGAGGGGCTCTCGGCCGACCCCGCCGAGCGGAAGATGGGGCTGATGGGCTCGACCACCGCGACGATGCGTTTCGACGGCGTCCGCGTGCCGGTCGAGCGCCGCATCGGCGAGGAGGGGCAGGGCCTGCGCATCGCGCTGGC
The nucleotide sequence above comes from Nocardioides massiliensis. Encoded proteins:
- a CDS encoding acyl-CoA dehydrogenase family protein, giving the protein MPASRVLPTEESAELLRLVRQIVREQLAPRAAEAEEHAAFPRDVFALLGEADLLGLPYPEAQGGGGQPYEVYLQVLEEIGSAWSSVGVGTSVHALSCFALANYGTPEQQERWLPEMLGGSVLGAYCLSEAHAGSDPAAMRTKAVREGDDYVLTGAKAWVTHGGEADFYTVMARTSDPATSSETKGGGISCFLVPADAEGLSADPAERKMGLMGSTTATMRFDGVRVPVERRIGEEGQGLRIALAALDSGRLGIAAVATGLAQGAIDAALAYAQEREAFGKRIIDHQGLGFVLADAEAAVQTARAMTLHAARLKDAGLPFSREASIAKLVATDNAMKVTTDAVQVLGGYGYTRDFPVERYMREAKVMQIFEGTNQIQRMIIARSLDKGADATIRSL